Proteins co-encoded in one Streptomyces sp. NBC_01283 genomic window:
- a CDS encoding TetR/AcrR family transcriptional regulator, which translates to MVRAGLTVERLAQAGAELADEVGFEQVTVSALARRFDVKVASLYSHLKNSQDLKTQIALLALEELADRCAAALAGRAGKDALTAFADVYRDYAREHPGRYAAARLRLDPETAAASAGVRHAQMTRAILRGYDLTEPDQTHAVRMLGSVFHGYVSLEMAGGFSHSEPDSQETWSRILDALDALLRNWPAS; encoded by the coding sequence ATGGTTCGCGCAGGACTGACCGTGGAGCGCCTGGCGCAGGCCGGGGCGGAGCTGGCCGACGAGGTCGGCTTCGAGCAGGTGACCGTCTCGGCGCTCGCCAGGCGCTTCGACGTCAAGGTCGCGAGTCTGTACTCGCACCTGAAGAACTCGCAGGACCTCAAGACGCAAATCGCCCTCCTCGCCCTGGAGGAACTCGCCGACCGGTGTGCTGCCGCGCTGGCCGGGCGGGCAGGGAAGGACGCGCTGACCGCGTTCGCCGACGTCTACCGCGACTATGCCCGGGAGCACCCCGGCCGCTATGCCGCGGCCCGGCTGAGGCTCGACCCGGAGACGGCCGCCGCCAGCGCGGGCGTCCGGCACGCACAGATGACGCGGGCCATCCTGCGCGGCTACGACCTGACGGAGCCCGACCAGACCCACGCGGTCCGGATGCTGGGCAGCGTCTTCCACGGATACGTCAGCCTGGAGATGGCGGGCGGCTTCAGCCACAGCGAACCCGACTCGCAGGAGACGTGGTCACGCATCCTGGACGCCCTCGACGCCCTGCTGCGGAACTGGCCCGCGTCCTGA
- a CDS encoding oxidoreductase, which yields MKLDLDGKTAVITGASRGIGLATVKVLIDEGVRVVGAARTITPELKESGAFAVSADLGTPEGVAALMDGAFTELGGIDLLVNNVGGGDAVEPVGFLDTDDAQWQGVFDLNLLSAVRVSRAALPSLIERRGAIVNVSSINSRLPAAGPVAYSAAKAALTSLGKSLAEEFGPRGVRVNTVSPGVVRTAIWEDPDGFGGKVAAGFGAEHAEFLTQIPTAFNITSGRITEPREVASLITFLLSDVAGNVTGADYVIDGGTVKTV from the coding sequence ATGAAGCTCGACCTCGATGGCAAGACCGCCGTCATCACCGGTGCCAGCCGCGGTATCGGCCTGGCCACCGTCAAGGTGCTGATCGACGAGGGTGTGCGTGTCGTGGGCGCGGCCCGCACCATCACCCCCGAACTCAAGGAGTCGGGAGCCTTCGCCGTGTCGGCCGACCTCGGTACCCCGGAGGGAGTCGCCGCCCTCATGGACGGCGCCTTCACCGAACTGGGCGGCATCGACCTGCTGGTGAACAACGTCGGTGGCGGTGATGCCGTGGAGCCGGTCGGTTTCCTCGACACCGACGACGCGCAGTGGCAGGGCGTCTTCGACCTCAACCTGCTCAGTGCGGTCCGCGTCAGCCGCGCCGCACTGCCGAGCCTGATCGAGCGCCGCGGTGCGATCGTCAACGTCTCCTCCATCAACTCCCGCCTCCCGGCGGCCGGTCCCGTCGCCTACAGCGCGGCCAAGGCCGCACTCACCTCCCTGGGCAAGTCGCTGGCCGAGGAGTTCGGGCCGCGGGGCGTACGGGTCAACACCGTCTCGCCCGGCGTGGTGCGCACCGCCATCTGGGAGGACCCCGACGGCTTCGGCGGCAAGGTCGCCGCCGGGTTCGGGGCCGAGCACGCGGAGTTCCTCACGCAGATACCGACGGCGTTCAACATCACCAGCGGGCGGATCACCGAGCCCCGGGAGGTGGCGTCACTGATCACGTTCCTGCTCTCGGACGTGGCCGGCAACGTCACCGGCGCGGATTACGTGATCGACGGGGGCACGGTCAAGACGGTCTGA
- a CDS encoding TetR/AcrR family transcriptional regulator — MGRPKQFDPDAAVEQAMDVFWRKGYAATTPQDLVDALGIGKGSLYNTFGSKHALFEQALRRYRDSQAAALIEMLEESGPVKGRLRAALWLLVEMDLADPDRRGCMAVNTAAELAGTDEVATDLVRRMFDRTEEAFSALVEKGQRAGEIDPARDARAIGSLLLTTVVGLRLMARVAEGPERLARVIDAMVDSL, encoded by the coding sequence ATGGGAAGGCCAAAGCAGTTCGATCCGGACGCCGCCGTCGAGCAGGCCATGGACGTGTTCTGGCGCAAGGGATATGCCGCCACCACGCCCCAGGACCTCGTGGACGCGCTCGGCATCGGCAAGGGCAGTCTCTACAACACCTTCGGCAGCAAGCACGCCTTGTTCGAGCAGGCGCTGCGCCGCTACCGCGACAGTCAGGCCGCGGCTCTCATCGAGATGCTCGAGGAGTCGGGACCCGTGAAGGGGCGGTTGCGTGCGGCGCTGTGGCTGCTCGTCGAGATGGATCTCGCCGATCCGGACCGGCGCGGCTGCATGGCGGTGAACACCGCCGCGGAGCTGGCCGGTACGGATGAGGTCGCGACCGATCTGGTCCGGCGTATGTTCGACCGCACCGAAGAGGCCTTCTCCGCGCTGGTGGAGAAGGGGCAGCGAGCGGGGGAGATCGACCCCGCCCGTGACGCTCGCGCCATCGGGAGTCTGTTGCTGACCACGGTCGTCGGTCTGCGGCTGATGGCACGGGTCGCGGAAGGCCCGGAGCGTCTGGCCAGGGTGATCGACGCGATGGTCGACTCCCTCTGA
- a CDS encoding DEAD/DEAH box helicase, with translation MNRSARTNDRYSNPRNGGGSRGANPRNGGGRPGNRSGGQGRRPAAPQGEFALPVTLTPGLPAAETFAELDMPAPLLKTLTGLGVTEPFPIQAATLPNALAGRDVLGRGRTGSGKTLAFGLPLLVRLEGRRAESKRPLAMVLVPTRELAQQVTEALTPYARSLKLRIATVVGGMSIGRQAGALRSGAEVLVATPGRLKDLIERKDCRLDRVSITVLDEADQMADMGFMPQVTELLDQVRPDGQRMLFSATLDRNVDLLVRSYLHDPVVHSVDPSKGAVTTMEHHELHVHGADKMATATEIAARDGRVIMFLDTKHAVDQFTKHLMGSGVRAAALHGGKSQPQRTRTLAQFKTGAVTVLVATNVAARGIHVDNLDLVVNVDPPIDHKDYLHRGGRTARAGESGSVVTLVTPNQRRDMNRLMSAAGIRPQITQVRSGEAALSRITGAKAPSGVPIAGSAPSTERPKRGGAPFRGMGTRPGQPGRSGGGSRRTAESREMAEARKAARVRRAA, from the coding sequence ATGAACCGTTCAGCTCGCACGAACGACCGCTATTCCAATCCCCGTAACGGCGGCGGCTCCCGCGGTGCCAACCCCCGCAACGGTGGCGGCCGCCCCGGCAACCGCTCCGGCGGCCAGGGACGCCGACCCGCCGCCCCCCAGGGCGAGTTCGCCCTGCCGGTCACCCTCACCCCGGGCCTGCCCGCGGCGGAGACCTTCGCCGAACTCGACATGCCGGCCCCGCTGTTGAAGACGCTCACCGGCCTCGGCGTGACCGAGCCGTTCCCGATCCAGGCGGCCACGCTGCCGAACGCCCTCGCGGGCCGGGACGTACTGGGCCGCGGCCGCACCGGATCCGGCAAGACCCTCGCCTTCGGGCTCCCGCTCCTCGTGCGCCTCGAAGGTCGGCGCGCCGAGTCGAAGCGGCCCCTCGCCATGGTCCTCGTACCCACCCGGGAGCTCGCCCAGCAGGTCACCGAGGCACTCACTCCGTACGCCCGCTCGCTGAAGCTGCGTATCGCCACGGTCGTCGGCGGCATGTCGATCGGCAGGCAGGCCGGAGCCCTGCGGTCCGGTGCCGAGGTGCTCGTCGCTACGCCCGGACGCCTCAAGGACCTCATCGAGCGCAAGGACTGCCGCCTGGACCGGGTGAGCATCACCGTCCTCGACGAGGCCGACCAGATGGCCGACATGGGCTTCATGCCCCAGGTCACCGAACTGCTCGACCAGGTGCGCCCCGACGGTCAGCGGATGCTGTTCTCCGCCACGCTCGACCGCAACGTCGACCTGCTGGTCCGCAGCTACCTCCACGATCCCGTCGTGCACTCGGTCGACCCCTCCAAGGGCGCCGTCACCACGATGGAGCACCACGAACTGCACGTGCACGGTGCCGACAAGATGGCGACCGCCACCGAGATCGCGGCCCGCGACGGCCGGGTGATCATGTTCCTGGACACCAAGCACGCCGTCGACCAGTTCACCAAGCACCTGATGGGCAGCGGCGTACGTGCCGCGGCCCTGCACGGCGGCAAGTCGCAGCCCCAGCGCACCCGCACCCTCGCCCAGTTCAAGACCGGCGCGGTGACGGTCCTGGTGGCCACGAACGTCGCCGCCCGCGGCATCCACGTCGACAACCTCGACCTGGTGGTCAACGTCGATCCCCCCATCGACCACAAGGACTACCTCCACCGCGGCGGCCGTACGGCCCGCGCCGGTGAGTCCGGCAGCGTCGTCACCCTGGTGACACCCAACCAGCGCCGTGACATGAACCGTCTGATGTCCGCCGCGGGCATCAGGCCGCAGATCACCCAGGTGCGCTCCGGCGAGGCCGCGTTGAGCCGCATCACGGGCGCGAAGGCCCCCTCCGGGGTGCCGATCGCCGGCAGCGCGCCCAGCACGGAGCGCCCCAAGCGCGGCGGCGCCCCCTTCCGGGGGATGGGCACGCGTCCCGGGCAGCCCGGCCGCTCGGGCGGCGGCTCCCGCCGGACCGCCGAATCCCGCGAGATGGCGGAGGCCCGTAAGGCCGCACGCGTGCGTCGCGCTGCCTGA
- a CDS encoding cold-shock protein produces the protein MATGTVKWFNSEKGFGFIEQEGGGPDVFAHYSNIATQGFRELQEGQKVNFDVTQGQKGPQAENIVPA, from the coding sequence ATGGCTACTGGCACCGTGAAGTGGTTCAACTCGGAAAAGGGCTTCGGCTTCATCGAGCAGGAGGGTGGCGGCCCCGACGTCTTCGCCCACTACTCGAACATCGCCACCCAGGGCTTCCGTGAGCTTCAGGAAGGCCAGAAGGTGAACTTCGATGTCACTCAGGGCCAGAAGGGCCCGCAGGCCGAGAACATCGTTCCTGCCTGA
- a CDS encoding MarR family winged helix-turn-helix transcriptional regulator, with amino-acid sequence MTNPESQAIAERQLCGLVNGMADQIAEHLRERAVRLGLTAPQATALRELAGPMTMRELAERMSCEPSNATFVVDKLEKQALIERRPHPSDRRAKQLVLTPEGVALRERLLGMLGEDSPLAALTQKEQDALRDLLQRAISRPR; translated from the coding sequence ATGACGAACCCCGAATCGCAGGCCATCGCCGAGCGGCAGCTGTGCGGCCTGGTGAACGGGATGGCCGACCAGATCGCGGAGCACCTTCGTGAACGCGCCGTCAGGCTGGGGCTCACCGCTCCGCAGGCCACCGCCCTGCGTGAGCTCGCGGGGCCGATGACCATGCGCGAGCTCGCCGAACGCATGAGCTGCGAGCCCTCCAACGCCACCTTTGTCGTGGACAAGCTGGAGAAGCAGGCTCTGATCGAACGGCGCCCGCACCCCTCCGACCGCCGCGCCAAGCAGCTGGTGCTCACCCCGGAGGGTGTCGCGCTGCGCGAGCGGCTCCTGGGGATGCTGGGCGAGGACTCGCCCCTCGCAGCCCTCACGCAAAAGGAGCAGGACGCGCTGCGCGACCTGCTCCAGCGCGCCATTTCCCGCCCGAGGTGA
- a CDS encoding MBL fold metallo-hydrolase, producing the protein MTTSSQHHTATARLRRPSGIRSLRLGETKVTYVPDGAVQLTPRGWLPASTDADWAAHAEYVDETGHLTAGIGGLLVEHGDRALLIDAGFGPRSFPAEPGSAIGAIQGGALLENLAALGRAPEEIEAVAFTHLHTDHIGWAWHPGPGSDSPAFTRADYLVAEPEWSQRHLLEAHGTSKETLDALAPKVRTVADGQEIFPGVRVRFIPGHTPGHAAYVITRGGQGSDGRRLIAFGDALHSPVQVGHPEWSAAPDHDSVRSADFRHRLVEELQEPGTIGFGIHFADVVFGRVRTEQGRAVWQPLDDDGS; encoded by the coding sequence ATGACCACTTCCTCCCAGCACCACACCGCGACCGCACGTCTGCGCCGCCCCTCCGGCATCCGTTCCCTGCGACTGGGCGAGACGAAGGTGACGTACGTACCGGACGGAGCCGTCCAGCTCACGCCGCGCGGCTGGCTGCCGGCCAGCACCGACGCGGACTGGGCCGCCCACGCCGAGTACGTGGACGAGACCGGCCACCTCACCGCGGGCATCGGCGGCCTGCTGGTGGAGCACGGCGACCGCGCTCTTCTGATCGACGCCGGTTTCGGGCCGCGGTCCTTCCCCGCCGAGCCGGGCAGCGCGATAGGCGCCATCCAGGGCGGCGCGCTCCTGGAGAACCTCGCCGCGCTCGGCCGCGCGCCCGAGGAGATCGAAGCGGTCGCCTTCACCCACCTGCACACCGACCACATCGGCTGGGCCTGGCATCCGGGACCGGGCAGTGACAGCCCCGCCTTTACCCGGGCCGACTACTTGGTGGCCGAGCCCGAGTGGTCACAACGCCATCTCCTTGAGGCACACGGCACGAGCAAGGAGACGCTCGACGCGCTGGCACCGAAGGTGCGGACCGTGGCGGACGGCCAGGAGATCTTCCCCGGCGTCCGTGTGCGGTTCATCCCCGGCCACACACCGGGCCACGCCGCCTACGTCATCACCAGGGGCGGGCAGGGCTCCGACGGACGGCGCCTCATCGCCTTCGGCGACGCGCTCCACTCCCCCGTCCAGGTCGGACACCCCGAGTGGTCCGCGGCCCCCGACCACGACTCCGTCCGGTCCGCGGACTTCCGCCACCGCCTCGTCGAGGAACTCCAGGAGCCCGGCACGATCGGCTTCGGCATCCACTTCGCCGACGTGGTCTTCGGACGGGTCCGCACCGAGCAGGGCCGAGCCGTATGGCAGCCCCTCGACGACGACGGCTCCTAA
- a CDS encoding carboxylesterase family protein, whose protein sequence is MTEPTMIRTGPIRYATAERFARPRPVPHPDPHPSSHPSSGEICPQLPSRLDAVMGPPLDRHPHGEDCLNLSITTPARDAGARPVLVWLHGGGFSSGAGLLDWYDGGALAAQGDVVVVGVNYRLGALGYLCLDGVSEGNLGLYDQLEALRWVGAHIAAYGGDPADVTVLGQSAGALSIRLLLDLPEAKGLFRRAILQSAPLALAARPRKEAQVLGRLFDDFLATDPYTADVSAILAAQRETALANLSRSGSTMEPAFTPVETEQPVSSHSLEGNVRGLDILYGWNLDDMTAFPGEGDDAAELTRLAYEEPLALFGARAARAGAQVHTYRLDWRPAGSPFGATHCLELPLLFGSREAWRAAPMLGSVPWEDVDALGSKLRTAWLTFARTGTPGRMSAPLHQGRVPD, encoded by the coding sequence ATGACCGAACCGACGATGATCCGCACCGGACCGATCCGCTACGCCACCGCCGAGCGCTTCGCCCGCCCACGGCCCGTACCGCACCCGGATCCCCACCCCTCCAGCCACCCCTCCAGCGGTGAGATCTGCCCGCAGCTTCCCTCCCGGCTCGACGCGGTGATGGGCCCGCCCCTGGACCGCCACCCACACGGCGAGGACTGCCTGAACCTGTCGATCACGACACCGGCCCGTGACGCCGGGGCCCGCCCGGTGCTGGTGTGGTTGCACGGCGGCGGGTTCAGCAGCGGAGCCGGGCTCCTGGACTGGTACGACGGCGGCGCGCTCGCCGCCCAGGGCGATGTGGTGGTCGTCGGCGTCAACTACCGTCTCGGCGCGCTCGGTTACCTCTGTCTCGACGGGGTCAGCGAGGGCAACCTCGGTCTGTACGACCAGCTGGAAGCGCTCCGCTGGGTCGGCGCGCACATCGCCGCGTACGGGGGAGACCCGGCCGACGTCACGGTGCTCGGCCAGTCGGCCGGCGCCCTGTCCATTCGCCTCCTCCTCGACCTGCCGGAGGCCAAGGGGCTCTTCCGCCGCGCGATCCTGCAGAGCGCCCCGCTCGCGCTCGCGGCCCGCCCCCGCAAGGAAGCCCAGGTCCTGGGCCGCCTCTTTGACGATTTCCTCGCCACGGACCCGTACACCGCTGACGTGTCCGCGATCCTGGCGGCCCAGCGGGAGACCGCCCTGGCCAACCTGAGCCGCTCCGGCAGCACGATGGAACCCGCGTTCACCCCCGTCGAGACCGAACAACCCGTCTCCTCCCACTCCTTGGAGGGGAACGTACGGGGCCTCGACATCCTCTACGGCTGGAACCTGGACGACATGACCGCGTTCCCCGGCGAGGGGGACGACGCGGCGGAGCTGACCCGCCTCGCCTACGAGGAACCCCTCGCCCTCTTCGGGGCCCGGGCGGCACGTGCCGGCGCCCAGGTGCACACGTACCGCCTCGACTGGCGCCCGGCGGGTTCACCCTTCGGCGCCACCCACTGCCTCGAACTCCCGCTCCTCTTCGGCTCGCGCGAGGCGTGGCGGGCGGCGCCGATGCTCGGGTCCGTGCCCTGGGAGGACGTGGACGCGCTCGGTTCGAAGCTGCGCACCGCCTGGCTCACGTTCGCCCGCACCGGGACGCCCGGGCGGATGTCCGCACCGCTGCACCAGGGGCGGGTGCCCGACTAG
- a CDS encoding sugar ABC transporter substrate-binding protein — protein MREATVAVSVSALALSLAACGSLLGSDDGKAQNQRKGDAVTVGLLLPETETARYEKFDHPIIAKQVAKLTNGKGKLVYANAEGDAAKQNSQLDQMVADKVDAILVSAVDAKKLAPAVKKAKEADIPVIAYDRLAEGPVSGYVAFDNELVGQVQGQAILKALGSARKASKIVMINGAPTDPNAAVFKEGALSQLQNQVVIAKTYDTDGWKPQIAGEHMTDAITAIGKGDIAAVYSANDGMAGGAIKALKAAGVTDLPPVTGQDAELSAVQRIVTGEQYMSVYKPYPEEAVGAAQMAVRIAQGRMVEYDALAGDRSENATTKKIPSLLVSVRPLTRDTVKSTVIKDGIYKTKEICTAEFKAACATIGLKG, from the coding sequence ATGCGTGAAGCCACCGTCGCCGTATCTGTGAGCGCCTTGGCACTCTCGCTCGCCGCATGCGGCAGCCTGCTCGGCTCGGACGACGGGAAAGCGCAGAACCAGCGGAAGGGTGACGCGGTCACCGTCGGTCTGCTCCTGCCCGAGACGGAGACGGCCCGTTACGAGAAGTTCGACCACCCCATCATCGCGAAGCAGGTCGCGAAGCTCACGAACGGCAAGGGCAAGCTCGTCTACGCCAACGCCGAGGGTGACGCCGCCAAGCAGAACAGCCAGCTCGACCAGATGGTGGCCGACAAGGTCGACGCGATCCTGGTGAGCGCGGTGGACGCGAAGAAGCTCGCACCGGCGGTCAAGAAGGCGAAGGAGGCGGACATTCCCGTCATCGCCTACGACCGCCTCGCCGAGGGACCCGTCTCCGGCTACGTGGCCTTCGACAACGAGCTGGTCGGCCAGGTCCAGGGCCAGGCGATCCTGAAGGCGCTCGGCAGCGCCCGCAAGGCCAGCAAGATCGTCATGATCAACGGGGCGCCCACCGACCCGAACGCCGCCGTCTTCAAGGAGGGCGCGCTCTCCCAGCTCCAGAACCAGGTGGTCATAGCCAAGACGTATGACACCGATGGCTGGAAGCCGCAGATCGCGGGCGAGCACATGACCGACGCGATCACCGCGATCGGCAAGGGCGACATCGCCGCCGTCTACTCCGCCAACGACGGCATGGCGGGCGGCGCCATCAAGGCCCTCAAGGCCGCGGGCGTCACCGACCTGCCGCCGGTCACCGGCCAGGACGCGGAGCTGTCGGCCGTGCAGCGCATCGTCACGGGCGAGCAGTACATGAGCGTGTACAAGCCCTACCCCGAAGAGGCCGTCGGCGCCGCACAGATGGCGGTCCGGATCGCCCAGGGCCGCATGGTCGAGTACGACGCCCTGGCCGGGGACAGGTCCGAGAACGCCACCACGAAGAAGATCCCCTCCCTCCTGGTCTCGGTCCGCCCCCTGACCCGGGACACCGTCAAGTCCACGGTCATCAAGGACGGCATCTACAAGACCAAGGAGATCTGCACGGCCGAGTTCAAGGCGGCGTGCGCGACGATCGGCCTCAAGGGCTGA
- a CDS encoding ankyrin repeat domain-containing protein — MGVVEGGGWEGFGREGWRDLALVRDRLERGADPHVWGGGRPLHQAAVFGSPEVVAELARRVDDVDAAEEVGTALWAAVLADRADNARVLAAAGADPWRIVLADWSPGRLSLAGPTPGLFMVPAGERGLTPAESAAATEARRLTAALGDLHDDGMGLAFVAGIDAAEAARRLVAEPYEDPELDELLEDPLSYDMDESLRIVGATEVPGGCVVTQPWGHAPSMPGVVRPLSAGTVCYGLYANPKSGDQGSITRDGVIVGWDLHPGGGPHEGDSSAEVLAAYLYRQNAIAYSCAYVGLRPTDPRAVTGPPDLWLKLPRHVCED, encoded by the coding sequence ATGGGTGTTGTCGAGGGTGGCGGCTGGGAGGGTTTCGGCCGGGAAGGCTGGCGTGATCTCGCGCTGGTCCGTGACCGCCTGGAGCGCGGGGCCGACCCTCATGTGTGGGGCGGCGGCCGTCCCCTGCACCAGGCGGCCGTGTTCGGCTCACCGGAAGTGGTCGCCGAACTGGCGCGCCGCGTCGATGACGTCGACGCGGCGGAGGAGGTCGGCACCGCCCTCTGGGCAGCGGTCCTGGCGGACCGCGCGGACAATGCCCGTGTCCTGGCAGCCGCCGGCGCCGACCCGTGGCGGATCGTGTTGGCGGACTGGTCGCCGGGCCGGCTCAGCCTGGCGGGTCCGACCCCGGGCCTCTTCATGGTTCCGGCCGGTGAGCGCGGCCTGACCCCGGCGGAGTCGGCCGCCGCGACGGAGGCCAGACGGCTGACCGCGGCCCTCGGCGACCTCCACGACGACGGCATGGGCCTGGCGTTCGTGGCCGGGATCGACGCGGCCGAGGCCGCGCGCCGCCTGGTGGCGGAGCCCTACGAAGACCCCGAGCTGGACGAACTCCTGGAGGACCCCTTGTCGTACGACATGGATGAGTCCCTGCGGATCGTCGGCGCCACCGAAGTCCCGGGCGGTTGCGTCGTCACCCAGCCGTGGGGCCACGCACCGTCGATGCCCGGGGTAGTGCGCCCGCTCTCCGCGGGCACCGTCTGTTATGGCCTCTATGCCAATCCCAAGAGCGGCGACCAAGGCAGCATCACCCGCGATGGAGTCATAGTGGGCTGGGACCTGCACCCGGGAGGCGGCCCCCACGAGGGCGACTCCTCGGCGGAGGTCCTCGCCGCCTACCTCTACCGCCAGAACGCCATCGCCTACTCCTGCGCCTACGTGGGCCTGCGGCCGACCGACCCCCGCGCCGTCACCGGCCCGCCCGACCTGTGGCTCAAGCTGCCGCGGCACGTCTGCGAGGACTGA
- a CDS encoding LysR family transcriptional regulator, whose translation MTLDDLRVFVAVCRTGSLSAVARDLSCTQPAVSQHIRRLERELGLSLLERHRRGVVPTPAGLLLQNAAAGGLGDIDHALRRLSDLVRGEAGSVRITTGATTVRHFMSDAIVAFRRRHPQVSLEFETAHSSRSCFDALIAGGLDLAWITLGTPVKGIEQRPVIELPWVLAVHREDPLATKPLIATADLAGIQLIGLPESTTSRARLDAWFTERAISPASDTSVADWDTALLLAELGLGHAIVPDLPGWHGPGHPDLRLIPIPELPTLWAGWAVRRWDALSPLAKAFADTVSRNCPGARIPQQASEQSEKREEIVSGRL comes from the coding sequence ATGACTCTCGACGACCTGCGCGTCTTTGTCGCCGTCTGCCGGACGGGCAGCCTCAGCGCCGTCGCCCGTGACCTCTCCTGTACGCAGCCCGCGGTCAGCCAGCACATCAGGCGGCTGGAGCGTGAGCTGGGACTCAGCCTGCTCGAACGCCACCGGCGCGGGGTCGTGCCCACACCGGCCGGGCTGCTCCTGCAGAACGCGGCGGCCGGCGGCCTCGGCGACATCGACCACGCCCTGCGCCGGCTGAGCGACCTGGTGCGCGGCGAGGCCGGATCGGTGCGGATCACCACCGGCGCGACCACGGTGCGGCACTTCATGTCCGACGCGATCGTCGCCTTCCGCCGCCGCCATCCCCAGGTGAGCCTCGAATTCGAGACCGCGCACTCCAGCCGCAGTTGCTTCGATGCCCTCATCGCTGGTGGCCTCGACCTGGCCTGGATCACCCTCGGGACCCCGGTGAAGGGCATCGAGCAACGCCCTGTCATCGAACTCCCGTGGGTCCTGGCCGTCCACCGCGAGGACCCCCTCGCCACGAAACCGCTGATCGCCACCGCCGACCTGGCCGGAATCCAGCTCATCGGGCTTCCGGAGAGCACGACCTCCCGTGCGCGCCTGGACGCCTGGTTCACCGAGCGCGCCATCAGCCCGGCCTCCGACACCAGCGTCGCCGACTGGGACACCGCCCTCCTGCTCGCCGAACTCGGCCTGGGCCACGCGATCGTGCCCGACCTGCCGGGCTGGCACGGTCCGGGCCACCCCGACCTGCGCCTGATCCCCATCCCGGAACTGCCCACCCTGTGGGCCGGCTGGGCCGTACGCCGCTGGGACGCGCTCTCCCCCTTGGCCAAGGCCTTCGCCGACACGGTGAGCCGCAACTGTCCGGGCGCACGTATCCCCCAACAGGCGTCGGAGCAGTCGGAGAAGAGGGAAGAGATTGTCAGTGGCCGTCTGTAG
- a CDS encoding sulfite exporter TauE/SafE family protein, whose translation MQAFETVAIAAAAVAAGGINAVVGSGTLITFPTLLAFGYPPVLANVSNAVGLVPGVISAAYGYRAELKGQRRRLIRLGLASLLGSVAGAVLLLKLSADTFRAAVPVLILLACALVLLQPRFQKWLAHRDARGRADGGAPLWAGVLVTGVYGGYFGAAQGVLLMGLFGSMLRDDLQRLNAVKNVLASIVNGVAAVIFIAVTTVDWTVAGVIAVGSTAGGLIGARVGRRLSPAVLRGLIVVVGVTAAVAVAI comes from the coding sequence ATGCAGGCATTCGAGACAGTGGCCATAGCTGCCGCGGCCGTCGCGGCAGGCGGCATCAACGCGGTGGTCGGCTCCGGCACTCTGATCACCTTCCCCACGCTGCTCGCCTTCGGGTACCCGCCCGTGCTGGCCAACGTCTCCAACGCCGTCGGCCTCGTCCCGGGCGTGATCAGCGCGGCGTACGGATACCGCGCCGAGCTCAAGGGCCAGCGGCGCCGGCTCATCAGGCTCGGCCTCGCATCGCTCCTGGGCAGTGTCGCGGGAGCGGTCCTGCTCCTGAAGCTGTCCGCCGACACGTTCCGTGCCGCGGTGCCGGTACTGATCCTGCTCGCCTGCGCGCTGGTGCTGCTGCAGCCCCGCTTCCAGAAGTGGCTCGCGCACCGCGACGCGCGCGGCCGCGCGGACGGCGGCGCTCCGCTGTGGGCCGGCGTCCTGGTCACCGGCGTCTACGGCGGCTACTTCGGGGCAGCCCAAGGGGTGTTGCTCATGGGCCTGTTCGGGTCGATGCTCCGCGATGACCTGCAGCGCCTGAACGCCGTCAAGAACGTCCTCGCGTCCATCGTCAACGGCGTCGCCGCGGTCATCTTCATCGCCGTGACCACGGTCGACTGGACGGTGGCGGGCGTGATCGCCGTCGGATCGACCGCGGGCGGTCTGATCGGAGCGCGGGTGGGCCGCCGCCTCTCACCCGCCGTGCTGCGCGGGCTCATTGTGGTGGTCGGGGTGACGGCGGCCGTCGCCGTGGCGATCTGA
- a CDS encoding carboxymuconolactone decarboxylase family protein codes for MEARLNLVASPLAAKALEYLASASRTIFSESTLPSTTQDLVMLRASQINGCGFCTDMHSKDAAHAGETPVRLALVAAWREAEVFTEAERAALELTEQGTRIADAAGGVPDEVWANAAKQYDEEQLAALVSLIALINAANRFNLIVQQPAGGYRPGQFG; via the coding sequence ATGGAAGCCCGCTTGAATCTCGTCGCCAGCCCTCTCGCGGCCAAGGCCCTGGAGTACCTCGCGTCCGCGAGCAGGACGATCTTCTCGGAGTCGACGCTGCCGTCCACGACCCAGGATCTGGTGATGCTCCGGGCGAGCCAGATCAACGGCTGCGGTTTCTGCACCGACATGCACAGCAAGGACGCCGCGCACGCCGGGGAAACTCCGGTACGCCTCGCCCTGGTCGCCGCCTGGCGGGAGGCCGAGGTGTTCACCGAGGCCGAGCGCGCCGCCCTGGAACTGACCGAGCAGGGCACGCGGATCGCGGACGCGGCCGGTGGCGTACCGGATGAGGTGTGGGCGAACGCCGCCAAGCAGTACGACGAGGAGCAGCTCGCCGCCCTGGTGTCGCTCATCGCCCTCATCAACGCGGCCAACCGCTTCAACCTCATCGTCCAGCAGCCCGCCGGGGGCTACCGGCCTGGCCAGTTCGGCTGA